The DNA sequence AAGCGCACGATAAGAATGTATTTAGCCAAGGGTTTGGCGGTGGTAGCGGGTTTTAAGGAGTCACCATGGAAAATATAGAACAAGTGTTCGAAAAAATGGTGTTTGAGAAGGCATCTGATTTATTTATCACTGCAAACTTGCCAATCAGCGCCAAAATAAATGGTGAATTAACTCCGTTGGCACCAGAAGTTTTAGACGAAATGGAGGCTGAGCGGCTAGTTCGTAGTTGTATGTCACCTAAACAACAAGACGAATTTGATAAAACCAAAGAATGTAATTTTGCGGTTGCTAACGAACACGGTCGATTTCGTGTGTCTGCGTTTTGGCAACGTGACAAAGTCGGTATGGTGGTTCGTCGTATCGTAACAACCATTCCTGATGTCGATGAGCTTGGCCTACCACCTACATTAAAAGATGTGATCATGGCAAAAAGAGGCCTGTTGCTGTTCGTTGGTGGCACGGGTACTGGTAAGTCGACAAGTTTGGCGGCATTACTCGGTTATCGCAATCGCAACTCGAAAGGTCATATCCTAACGATTGAAGATCCCATCGAGTTTGTACATGAACACAAGCGTTGTATTGTTACTCAACGTGAAGTTGGCATTGATACCCCGTCTTTTGAGTCAGCACTGAAAAGCTCATTACGACAAGCACCAGATGTAATTTTGATTGGTGAGATTCGCTCTCAAGAGATCATGGAATACGCCTTGTCATTTGCCGAAACAGGCCACCTTTGTGTTGCAACGTTACACGCAAATAATGCCAACCAAGCAATTGACCGTATCATGCACTTGGTACCAAAAGAAAAGCACGAAAAGTTAAAATATGATTTAGCACTCAACTTAAGAGCTATTGTTGCCCAACAGTTGATTCAAACCAGTGATGGCATGGGCCGTGTTGCTGCGATTGAGGTTTTATTAAACTCGCCTATGGTTGGTGAGCTCATCAAGAAAGGCGATATCTCGGGTATTAAAGAGGTAATGGCTAAATCTAAAGAGATGGGTATGCAAACCTTCGATCAAGCATTGTTTGAGTTATACCAGCAATCTAAGATCAGTTATGCGGACGCACTACACCATGCAGACTCGCCAAATGACTTACGCTTAATGATTAAGTTACGTAACAATGAACAGACGGGCTCTGGTTTCTTACAGGGTGTGACCGTCGATGGATTGCAAAAGGACGACTAGTCCAAATTAAATTGTTTTCCACATACAAAAAAGCCTCACTTAGTGAGGCTTTTTTAATGGCTTAAATTAAATCATTAAACCGTCTTTTTCATGTCTGCTGTTGCAGAGTTAGTCGCGCTCGCAGAGCCAGCACTTCGACCTGATACATTTACCTGTGCTCGCTGTTCGGCGGCCATGATAGTTGGTGTAGGTCCTTCAGTTTTAGTAGCTGCTGCTGGTTTTGCCATTGGTGCACTTGCAAAGCCAGGTGATGTTAATTCACGTTCAGTTGGCTCATGCAATACAGCTTCAATGGTTTGCTCTACAGGCTCTGGATGGGTGTGGTTTTTTTCAAACTCTTCATCATCACCTGGGTAGCGACTTTCGACTTCGTCAGACTTAGTCTCTACTGTTTCTTCAGATGCAGTTTCAACTTCTGCTTCAGTAGCCTCAGTTGCACTCGCTTCGGTCTCTTTAATTTCTACAGAAGCTTCTTTCTCAACAGCAGTTGCTGTTTCTTCAACCTTAACTTCAGGTTGTTGAGATACTAAGTTCTCTTCAACTTGAGAAGCAGTATCAACAGTGTTTTCAACTGATGACTCAAGTGATGACTCAATTGACACAGGCGCTTCAACCACTGGAGTTGCTTCTACAGTAGGCTCAACTGCAGCAGTTGCTGGTGCAAATAAAGCTTTTAGTGCAGCTCGACGAGTCGTATTGATGACAGTTGCTCGGCTCCACGACTTTTTGTGTGGTGCTTTAACATTAGACGTCTTGTTGCGTTGTCTATTGTTGCGACGACCTTTATTACGGGCACGAGGACCACGCTTGCTACGAGACTTAGGTTTGTCTGTCTGAGCCTCAGTTTTAGCTTCTGTAGCCGCTTCTGCATTTGCTTCAACTTCAGCAACTTGTTGCTCTGCTTGAACATCATTTGCGATGTCTTGAGATTCAACTGATGTTACTTCGGTATTGTCATCGCTTTTTTCGATACGAACTTTTTTGCGATTGTTACGACGCTTGCGGCGCTCTTGAACCTTTTCTTCTTTTGCAACAGTTTGCTGTTCATTCGCATTATCTGCGTTGTCTTGATTGCGCTGCTTGCTGCGGTTCTGGTTGCGGTTACCTTTTGACTTGTTGCGACGATTGTCATTACGAGTCTCTTGGTTGTCATCTCCGTCTACACGCTTGTCGTCTTTGTTGTCCTGACGATTGTCACCGCGTTTATTTTGATTGCGGTTGCGATTGCGGTTTTTGTTGTTGCGACGGTTGTTGCGATCTCCGCGCTCGTTATTACCTTTGCGGCCTTTGCCTTTTTGCTGTGGTTTAGACTCTTCCTCTTCAGATGAGAATAAGCTTGCAATGAAACCAAACACTTTGCCAATAAAGCCTGGCTCTTTATCCGCCTTTGCTTGTTTAGGAGCTGGTGAAGGCGTAGCAGGCGCCGGAGTAGGCGGCATAGCAAAACCTTTAAGAACCGGTTCTTCCACTTCTTTCTTTGGAACAACGACTTCTTTGATGTATTCACTCTGCTCTGGTTCTTTAACCATTTTAAAGCTTGTATCGGCAAGGTCTTCATCGTTGCGAATACGGGTTACTTCGTAGTGTGGTGTGTCTAGGTGAATATTAGGAATAACAACAACACTTACCTTGTTACCGTTTTCGATGCTACGAATTGCTTCGCGTTTTTCGTTAAGTAGGTAAGAAGAAACCGGTACAGGTACTTGAGCTTGAATTTGAGCTGTATTTTCTTTAATTGCTTCTTCTTCGATTAAACGCAAGATAGACAGCGCTAATGACTCGTTTGAGCGAATCGTACCTTGACCATCACAACGTGGACACGTGTGCTGACTCGCATCACCTAACGATGGACGCAGGCGCTGACGAGACATTTCTAACAGGCCAAAACGGCTGATTTTACCGATTTGAACACGGGCACGGTCTTGTTTAACGCTTTCTTTTAAGCGGTTTTCAACATCGCGTTGGTGTTTTGGTGGTGTCATATCGATAAAGTCGATAACCAATAGACCACCTAAATCACGCAGGCGTAATTGACGAGCAATCTCTTCAGCCGCTTCTAAGTTAGTATTTAGAGCTGTTTCTTCGATATCGCCGCCTTTTGTCGCTTTTGACGAGTTGATATCAATTGAAACTAGTGCTTCTGTTGGGTCGATTACAATTGAACCACCTGAAGGCAATCTAACTTCACGTTGGAAGGCAGACTCGATTTGAGATTCAATTTGGTAATGGGTAAATAGTGGTACGTCGCCTTGGTATAGCTTTACACGCTCTAAGAAGTCAGGGCGGAATAGCTCAATGTGACTTTTGGCTTCAGCAAATACTTTGTCGTTGTCGATGATGATTTCACCAACGTCGCGCTTCAAATAGTCGCGGATCGCACGGAAAACAACGTTGCTTTCTTGGTGGATCAAGAACGGAGCAGGGCGGCTGTCAGCGGCTTGTTGAATGGCATCCCAATGCAACAATAACGCGCGAAGATCGTACTCTAGTTCTTCATAAGATTTGCCTACACCAGCTGTACGGACGATTAACCCCATACCTTTTGGTAATTCTAACTTGTTTAACGCCGCTTTTAGCTGAGTGCGCTCTTCACCTTCGATACGGCGAGAGATACCACCAGCACGAGGGTTGTTAGGCATTAATACTAAGTAGCTTCCCGCAACACTGATAAAAGTTGTTAAAGCTGCGCCTTTTTGGCCACGTTCTTCTTTGTCGATTTGAACGATGACTTCTTGGCCTTCTTTAACCACTTCTTTGATGTTAGGACGACCACTGAATTTGTAGTCTTCTGGGAAATAATTGCGGGCGATTTCTTTTAATGGCAGGAAGCCATGGCGTTCGGCGCCATAATCAACGAATGCAGCCTCTAAGCTTGGCTCGACTCGAGTTATGGTTCCTTTGTAGATGTTGGCCTTCTTTTGTTCGTGACCCGGGCTTTCGATGTCCAGATCGTACAAACGCTGACCATCAACCAACGCAACACGCATCTCTTCTTGTTGCGTGGCATTAATTAACATGCGTTTCATGTATGTAGCTCTTCTTTTTTTAGTAGGCCACATTCCATCTGACTAGCGATGCACTTTGAATACACCTCGACACTGTGTAGTTTCTCAACTAGTTGTCTGTCGCATTGCAATCATCTCGACTGTAACTAAAGGTCCTTCAATTCCAAATTTTTAGAATTCTTTTTGTGCCATATCAGTAATCAAAAACGGAAATGGTGGCACTGGTTAAATTAACGCCTCGATTTGACTGGTCTGAACGGTTAAAGAAGAGGGCAATATGTTACTCGCATTACCTTACTTAAGTGGCGTGGAGGTTTGAGGTCTATGTTTTTTTACTCGGCACGTTTGTGTAAATGAAAGATAAACATGCTTGGTTAATTCTGATATCATCGCGGCCTCAAACCCTGCTCCGTTACATGACTCTTACGTTCATTACGTGAGGCAGTTCAATCAGTTGCTTTATAAGCGCCGCTATTATCGGCCTGAAATGGGATTATAGCAACTGAATTAACGAATATTTATTGAAATATTTTCAAAATCTTGGTGAAACCGAACATATGACAGAAAAAGCGATCAACTACCCTAAAGTTCAAATGGTTGAAATTGATGACGTCCACGCCGGACAACGCATAGATAATTTTTTGATCACGCTACTAAAGGGGTGCCCAAAGAGCGTCATTTACAAGATTTTGCGCAAGGGTGAAGTACGAGTAAACAAAGGCAGAATCAAACAAACTTATAAGTTGCAATTGGGCGATGTGGTGCGAGTCCCGCCCGTTCGAGTCAAGGAAGAGTCAGAAGGTGTATCTGCCAAGTTAACGTCTGTGCAAAAACTAGAAGAGGCGATTATTTATGAAGACAAGTCATTGATTGTCATGAATAAGCCTTCTGGCATAGCGGTGCATGGCGGGAGTGGGGTCAGTTTTGGTGTGATTGAAGGGTTGCGTGCGCTTCGACCGAAAGAAAAAATGCTCGAGTTAGTACACCGCTTAGATCGAGATACCTCAGGCATTCTTTTAATCGCGAAAAAACGCTCTGTGCTTGTTTCGTTACATGAGCAGTTGCGTATCAAAACGATGAACAAAGTATATTGGGCCTTGGTCAAAGGCCATTGGTCAGAAAAGCAAAAGTCGGTTCAAGAGCCACTAAAAAAAATTAACACCAAATCGGGTGAACGACTGGTTATCGTTGATCGAGATGAGGGCAAAAAGTCATGCACTTTATTTTCAGTGCTTGCTAACTATGAAAACTGCAGTTTAGTTGAAGCTCGTCCACAAACAGGTCGCACCCATCAAATTCGTGTTCACATGGCTTGTCAGGGGCACGGTATTGCATTTGATGATAAATACGGTGACCGTGAATTTGATAAAACACTTAAGGACACAGGTTTGAATCGCTTGTTTTTACACGCAAGAGAAATTTCGTTCTTCCACCCTCTGTCTGAGACAACGATGCGATTTGAGGCACCGTTACATCCAGAATTAGAGGCGTGTTTAGAAAAGTTGGGTCAATAGGCAATCTAAAGACCTGGACCTCCTTTATTCCTCCATTGTGGTCGTTCTCTACAGACAATGGAGGAACTATCGATTTAGCCTACACATAAATCGTTAGTACCAAGGAGCACTTGTGAACCTCAAAATATCGACTCTCAAATTTATCGGCTTTATTGCCATTTCATCAATGCTATTGGGGTGTGTTTCTGATGACCCAAGAGTGTTGGAACAGACTCAATCAGATTCCAATTCGCCGCCAGTAAGTGATCAAGCCATTTCGGGTCTAGCTGTACCTGATAACCGTTTTAATCAGAACTATCGAGTGTTGATGTTTGGTAATAGTCATGTTGGTGGACTAGATCAGATCATCTCTGTGTTACTAAAAGCTAACGAGCCAACATCTGATGTAGTTGTTAGCAATGTTGGTGGTGGTTTTTTAGATCAACCGCAAAGCATTGCAATGCGTGAAAATGAATTAAAGAAAACAACGTGGACCCACCTGATTTTACAAGGACAAAAATACTCACAGTCAGGGGCAACATTGTATTCGACATCGAGTGCGCAACATTGGATTAGAAGCGCTAAGTCTTTGTCGATAACTCCGATTTTGTTTCCAGAACATCCACAGCGCAACCGGCCCTCTGAGGCGACTTACGTCCAAGGTATCCACCTTCGTATTGCTGATAAAGAAAGCAGTTGCGTTGCGCCTGTAGGTTTGGTTTGGAATCACGTTCAAGCATTGCGACCTGAGCTATACCTTCATGCACCAGACGGTAATCATGCGAGTCCATTGGGTAAACTACTTACGGGTTATGTGTTTTATCAAGTGATTACAGGTCAAGACGCGGCTTTGTTACCTATTATTACCGATTGGTTTGCGTCAGAAGATGAGCAAGCTTGGTTAAAAGAGCAGGTTTCTGAATTCATGTCGAATCACAACAGCTGCCCTTATGAAGACTAGATATTGAATTAGGACTTTTGTTGTAGCTCTAAAATCCGAAATTCAATGTTGTTGAGCATTTGTACCAATTTGATTAGCGGCAAACCAACCAAGCTGTTTGGGTCATCTCCTTGAAGTTTTTCAAATAAACAGATACCCAATGCTTCGCTCTTGAAGCTACCCGCGCAGTTATAAGGTTGTTCGGTACGAAGGTAGTTTTCTATTTCGGTAGACATTAAAGGCTTAAATTTCACATTAAACGGTTCTACAAGTGTTTGAAGCTTTAAAGGATCATTGTCGTCACGTGTGAGGTCAATCACTGTTAAACCAGTTAAGAAGGTTACTGTCTGGTCTGAAAACTTAGTCAGTTGATTAACTGCGTTTTCATGAGAGTGAGGCTTACCTAAAATCTCATCATTAAATACGGCCACCTGATCTGAGCCGATAATAATGGCATTGTTGTGGCGCTCTGCGACTTTTAGGGCTTTACTCTCAGCGAGACGTGCAACTAAATCGGCAGGTAGCTCTCCGTCTAAGGGAGTTTCATCTATTTCGGGTTTATCCGTTATAAAAGAAATGTTTAACTTTTCTAATATGGCTTTTCGAAACGGTGAGGTGGAGCCTAAAACTAAGGTGCGATTTTCGATTGGGTAGGGCATAATAGTGTCGTTTTTAACCTATAATTTGCGCATTAAGTAAACGAATGCGGATTGTTTCCGCTATTTTATATCGTTATTTTTGAATTTTTAAAGGATATAGCGGATTTTCTTTTGACTAAAAGGACCACTCCCTATATTATGCGCGCCCTATGCAAAAGGTTAAAATTCCTCTCTCGATCGCGCCAGCTAAAGCTGCGTTAAAACGAATGACCTATGACGGTATTATCGTCAAAGGTGAATTGTCACGTCTTTCAGAGGTGGCAGAGCTGTTGGACGATCATGTGAATGTATCTATTGAATGTGGCATTGATTCACAGAATTTAGTTGTTATTCAAGGCACTGCGACAGCTAGCTTGGAACTAACTTGTCAGCGCTGTGGGAATGGATTGAATCAAGATGTTAAGTCTGAGTTCGTCTACACACCAATTCGTGACGCTGCCGAGGAAAGCGAAGATCCAATACCTGAAGCATATGAAGAGATTGAATTAAATGAATTCGGTGAAATAAACTTAGTTCATTTAGTTGAAGACGAATTAATGTTGGCGCTGCCTATTGTAGCAATGCATGAACCAGAAGAGTGTTCTTTAACTGACAAAGACATGACATTTGGTGAGTTAGCGCCAGAAGCAACGGA is a window from the Psychrosphaera ytuae genome containing:
- the rluC gene encoding 23S rRNA pseudouridine(955/2504/2580) synthase RluC, producing the protein MTEKAINYPKVQMVEIDDVHAGQRIDNFLITLLKGCPKSVIYKILRKGEVRVNKGRIKQTYKLQLGDVVRVPPVRVKEESEGVSAKLTSVQKLEEAIIYEDKSLIVMNKPSGIAVHGGSGVSFGVIEGLRALRPKEKMLELVHRLDRDTSGILLIAKKRSVLVSLHEQLRIKTMNKVYWALVKGHWSEKQKSVQEPLKKINTKSGERLVIVDRDEGKKSCTLFSVLANYENCSLVEARPQTGRTHQIRVHMACQGHGIAFDDKYGDREFDKTLKDTGLNRLFLHAREISFFHPLSETTMRFEAPLHPELEACLEKLGQ
- a CDS encoding PilT/PilU family type 4a pilus ATPase codes for the protein MENIEQVFEKMVFEKASDLFITANLPISAKINGELTPLAPEVLDEMEAERLVRSCMSPKQQDEFDKTKECNFAVANEHGRFRVSAFWQRDKVGMVVRRIVTTIPDVDELGLPPTLKDVIMAKRGLLLFVGGTGTGKSTSLAALLGYRNRNSKGHILTIEDPIEFVHEHKRCIVTQREVGIDTPSFESALKSSLRQAPDVILIGEIRSQEIMEYALSFAETGHLCVATLHANNANQAIDRIMHLVPKEKHEKLKYDLALNLRAIVAQQLIQTSDGMGRVAAIEVLLNSPMVGELIKKGDISGIKEVMAKSKEMGMQTFDQALFELYQQSKISYADALHHADSPNDLRLMIKLRNNEQTGSGFLQGVTVDGLQKDD
- a CDS encoding Maf family protein, which translates into the protein MPYPIENRTLVLGSTSPFRKAILEKLNISFITDKPEIDETPLDGELPADLVARLAESKALKVAERHNNAIIIGSDQVAVFNDEILGKPHSHENAVNQLTKFSDQTVTFLTGLTVIDLTRDDNDPLKLQTLVEPFNVKFKPLMSTEIENYLRTEQPYNCAGSFKSEALGICLFEKLQGDDPNSLVGLPLIKLVQMLNNIEFRILELQQKS
- the yceD gene encoding 23S rRNA accumulation protein YceD yields the protein MQKVKIPLSIAPAKAALKRMTYDGIIVKGELSRLSEVAELLDDHVNVSIECGIDSQNLVVIQGTATASLELTCQRCGNGLNQDVKSEFVYTPIRDAAEESEDPIPEAYEEIELNEFGEINLVHLVEDELMLALPIVAMHEPEECSLTDKDMTFGELAPEATEEEKPNPFDVLKKLKT
- the rne gene encoding ribonuclease E, translated to MKRMLINATQQEEMRVALVDGQRLYDLDIESPGHEQKKANIYKGTITRVEPSLEAAFVDYGAERHGFLPLKEIARNYFPEDYKFSGRPNIKEVVKEGQEVIVQIDKEERGQKGAALTTFISVAGSYLVLMPNNPRAGGISRRIEGEERTQLKAALNKLELPKGMGLIVRTAGVGKSYEELEYDLRALLLHWDAIQQAADSRPAPFLIHQESNVVFRAIRDYLKRDVGEIIIDNDKVFAEAKSHIELFRPDFLERVKLYQGDVPLFTHYQIESQIESAFQREVRLPSGGSIVIDPTEALVSIDINSSKATKGGDIEETALNTNLEAAEEIARQLRLRDLGGLLVIDFIDMTPPKHQRDVENRLKESVKQDRARVQIGKISRFGLLEMSRQRLRPSLGDASQHTCPRCDGQGTIRSNESLALSILRLIEEEAIKENTAQIQAQVPVPVSSYLLNEKREAIRSIENGNKVSVVVIPNIHLDTPHYEVTRIRNDEDLADTSFKMVKEPEQSEYIKEVVVPKKEVEEPVLKGFAMPPTPAPATPSPAPKQAKADKEPGFIGKVFGFIASLFSSEEEESKPQQKGKGRKGNNERGDRNNRRNNKNRNRNRNQNKRGDNRQDNKDDKRVDGDDNQETRNDNRRNKSKGNRNQNRSKQRNQDNADNANEQQTVAKEEKVQERRKRRNNRKKVRIEKSDDNTEVTSVESQDIANDVQAEQQVAEVEANAEAATEAKTEAQTDKPKSRSKRGPRARNKGRRNNRQRNKTSNVKAPHKKSWSRATVINTTRRAALKALFAPATAAVEPTVEATPVVEAPVSIESSLESSVENTVDTASQVEENLVSQQPEVKVEETATAVEKEASVEIKETEASATEATEAEVETASEETVETKSDEVESRYPGDDEEFEKNHTHPEPVEQTIEAVLHEPTERELTSPGFASAPMAKPAAATKTEGPTPTIMAAEQRAQVNVSGRSAGSASATNSATADMKKTV